The following DNA comes from Desulfobulbaceae bacterium.
TCGACAAAGAGCGCCAGAAAGTCGAGGAACCGCCACTGTTTAAGGTGTTTTTGCATAATGATGACTATACAACCATGGATTTTGTGGTGATGGTTCTTGAGGCGGTTTTTAATAAAGACGCTGTGGCGGCCACCGAGATAATGCTTAATGTCCATAAAAAAGGAGTTGGTCTTGCGGGAGTTTATACCCGGGATGTAGCAGAAACAAAGGTTGCTGTGGTTCATGATATGTCCAGAAAGAATGAACACCCGCTGCGTTGCACCATGGAAAGGGTATGACGGGAAGGCAACACACTTTGTGGCTGCACGATATGAAATGTGGTTGGTTGTTTGCGATTCTCTCCGATGAAGAGGCTTGGCTTATATGATTAGTACGAAACTTGAAATTGCACTGGTGATGGCCATTCGTGAGGCCAAAGCCCATAAACACGAACATGTCACTGTTGAGCATATTTTATATGGGCTGCTGCATGATGAGTTGGCTGTTGCCGTAATTAGAGGATGCGGGGCGAGTTTACAGGGTCTTAAGGAGAAGCTCGATGAGTTCTTTGCCAAGGAGCATCTTGGCGGACGTGTAAAAGAGAGTGGCGAGCCCTTGCAGACTATTGGCTTTAACCGCGTGCTCCAAAGAGCCATTGCTCATGTGCAGAGCTGTGGCAAAAGAGAGGTTGATTCCGGTGATGTACTGGCTGCGATTTTTTCCGAAAGAGATTCGTATGCGGTTTATTTTTTGCGATCGGCTGGGCTGATGTTGTTGAATACCTCTCACATCGCATTGGCGATAAAGCTGCTGACCGGCACGATGATGAGGGTGGATCCGAAAATCAGGAAAAAGAGGCCCCCAAGCAAAAAGAGTCTGCCCTGGAAAAATTTACAGTCAATTTTGCAGAGCAGGCAAGAAAAGGCCGCATTGACCCGTTGATTGGACGTGAGGATGAGTTGCAGCGTGTCATGCAGATTTTATGCAGAAGACGCAAGAACAATCCGCTTTTGGTTGGCGAGCCTGGCGTTGGGAAAACCGCTATTGCCGAGGGTCTTGCCCTTGAAATACATAAAGGCAATGTTCCTGATCTGCTCGATGGCATGGTAATTCATCTTCTTGATATGGGCTCTCTTCTTTCAGGAACAAAATATCGTGGAGACTTTGAGGAACGACTCAAGCAGGTATTAACAGAGGTCAAGAAGGCGGGAAACATCATACTTTTCATTGATGAAATGCAT
Coding sequences within:
- the clpS gene encoding ATP-dependent Clp protease adapter ClpS; its protein translation is MGNEDIVNGHESEIIDKERQKVEEPPLFKVFLHNDDYTTMDFVVMVLEAVFNKDAVAATEIMLNVHKKGVGLAGVYTRDVAETKVAVVHDMSRKNEHPLRCTMERV